In Pseudomonas fakonensis, one DNA window encodes the following:
- a CDS encoding MFS transporter: MSSPVSFEDLPLSRFHIRTVFSGTGGQFSDGFVLGIIGIAVSMAAGPLQLNALWMGLLGAASLAGLFLGSLFAGPLADKFGRRSIFAWDMLLFAVISASQFFVTSPEQLLVLRLLLGLVLGFDYVVSKSLVTEFAPRRYRGRLLSVLAAAWAAGYVAAYLVGFAIRDIGPDAWRLMLALSGVPALLILPLRLGVPESPIWLAARGRTEEALAIVRDKFGPHVTLPVTPATVQKRGGFRELMSKRWRRNTLVGCVFYTCQVIPFFALGTFSPRVLEALNVQDKFVGGLVYNVLLMLGALLGLLIIDRISRRSFLVGTFYLSAVGLAALAWAGFGPLGTIIAFGFFACVLAAAVNLEFVYPGELFPTHLRASGIGMAVAASRFGSAFATFLLPIAVQHLGVHTALGVCVGVLVFGGVFCHLFAPETSQEQLGAVSPEAQAQAGADERPANAH; the protein is encoded by the coding sequence ATGAGTAGTCCAGTTTCGTTCGAAGACCTCCCCCTGAGCCGCTTCCATATCCGGACGGTGTTCAGCGGTACAGGCGGTCAATTCAGTGACGGATTCGTGCTAGGGATTATCGGCATCGCGGTCAGCATGGCGGCGGGGCCGTTGCAATTGAATGCGCTATGGATGGGCTTGCTCGGCGCGGCGTCGCTGGCCGGGCTGTTTCTCGGCAGCCTGTTCGCAGGCCCCCTGGCCGACAAGTTCGGCCGGCGCAGCATCTTTGCCTGGGACATGCTGCTGTTTGCGGTGATCTCGGCGTCGCAGTTCTTCGTCACCTCACCTGAGCAACTGCTGGTTTTGCGCCTGCTGTTGGGCCTGGTGCTGGGTTTTGATTATGTGGTGAGCAAGTCGCTGGTCACAGAGTTCGCCCCACGGCGTTACCGCGGCCGCCTGCTCAGCGTGCTGGCGGCGGCCTGGGCGGCGGGTTACGTGGCGGCCTACCTGGTGGGCTTTGCCATCCGCGACATCGGCCCGGACGCCTGGCGCCTGATGCTGGCCCTGAGTGGCGTGCCGGCGTTGTTGATCCTGCCGCTGCGCCTGGGTGTGCCGGAGTCGCCGATCTGGCTGGCGGCCCGTGGCCGCACTGAAGAGGCGCTGGCCATCGTGCGTGACAAGTTCGGCCCCCATGTGACCTTGCCGGTGACGCCCGCCACCGTGCAAAAACGCGGCGGTTTCCGTGAGCTGATGAGCAAGCGCTGGCGGCGCAACACCTTGGTTGGCTGCGTGTTCTACACCTGCCAGGTGATCCCGTTCTTTGCCCTGGGCACCTTCTCGCCACGGGTACTCGAAGCGCTGAACGTGCAGGACAAGTTCGTTGGCGGCCTGGTGTACAACGTGCTGCTGATGCTGGGCGCGCTGCTGGGCCTGCTGATCATCGACCGTATCTCGCGCCGCAGTTTTCTGGTCGGCACTTTCTACCTGAGCGCCGTGGGCCTGGCCGCACTGGCCTGGGCTGGCTTCGGGCCGCTGGGCACCATCATCGCCTTCGGCTTCTTCGCCTGTGTGCTGGCCGCGGCGGTGAACCTTGAGTTCGTCTACCCCGGCGAGCTGTTCCCCACCCACCTGCGCGCCTCGGGCATCGGCATGGCGGTGGCGGCCAGCCGCTTCGGCTCGGCGTTTGCCACCTTCCTGCTGCCGATTGCCGTGCAGCACCTGGGCGTGCATACCGCCCTGGGCGTATGCGTCGGGGTGCTGGTGTTCGGCGGCGTGTTCTGCCACCTGTTCGCCCCGGAAACCAGCCAGGAGCAGCTTGGCGCCGTCAGCCCCGAGGCGCAGGCGCAGGCTGGCGCCGATGAGCGGCCGGCCAACGCCCACTGA
- a CDS encoding LysR family transcriptional regulator, whose product MDYRQLRAFIAVFEERNITAAARAIHLSQPALSGSIKALEQALGTTLFVRQPRGVEVTDDARALYPEAQRMVAEASRLLSRFRGDRERVALQLGVEQDISSATVKKVVLAAAAITPAVRLQLVTGCMGAARVASEDLRCEDELFLPLHSDPFVLARPLAEQGGEATRWVTCPAHPSHQRLLTFYGVAASAPVAEADTFSLALEMVAAGLGAAIVPESLAAEHPGVHAEPLPQLDLRRRIGLCYSAQALAVEGVIQLRDALQYVVAK is encoded by the coding sequence GTGGATTACCGTCAGCTTCGCGCGTTCATCGCCGTGTTCGAAGAGCGCAACATCACCGCCGCCGCGCGCGCGATACACCTCAGCCAGCCGGCGCTTTCGGGCAGCATCAAGGCGCTTGAACAGGCGCTGGGCACCACGCTGTTCGTGCGCCAGCCCCGCGGCGTGGAGGTGACCGACGATGCCCGGGCGCTGTACCCCGAAGCCCAGCGCATGGTCGCCGAAGCCAGCCGCTTGCTGAGCCGTTTTCGCGGCGACCGTGAGCGCGTGGCATTGCAGCTTGGCGTAGAGCAGGACATCAGCTCGGCAACCGTGAAAAAGGTCGTGCTCGCCGCTGCCGCAATCACCCCGGCGGTGCGCCTGCAACTGGTGACCGGCTGTATGGGCGCCGCACGGGTGGCCAGCGAGGACCTGCGTTGCGAGGACGAGTTGTTCCTGCCCTTGCACAGCGACCCCTTCGTGCTGGCCCGCCCGCTTGCCGAGCAGGGCGGCGAAGCGACCCGCTGGGTCACCTGCCCCGCCCACCCCAGCCACCAACGGTTGCTGACGTTCTACGGGGTGGCCGCCAGTGCACCAGTGGCCGAGGCCGACACCTTCAGCCTGGCCCTGGAGATGGTCGCCGCCGGGCTGGGGGCCGCCATCGTTCCCGAGTCGCTGGCCGCCGAGCACCCCGGCGTGCATGCCGAGCCGCTGCCGCAGCTGGACCTGCGCCGGCGCATCGGGCTGTGCTATTCGGCCCAGGCGCTGGCGGTCGAAGGGGTTATCCAGTTGCGCGATGCCTTGCAATACGTAGTCGCGAAATAA
- a CDS encoding fimbrial protein: protein MKAIQYLMLTSAACLLANTAMAADGTIKFTGEITAASCVASAGAGSSVGGSQGQQIVDVNLGKVSVDALGGSAEGGLAAGTSINLNLDCGNTATNLTTVKFGFDPMSGSGVDPRNNNLLKTTGSAKGVGIGMYDQNSKLINLSANEAYSAPLTVSGEGAEAKYSAALNMRASYVANGEEIVPGTAEGTLPFTLTYE, encoded by the coding sequence ATGAAAGCAATCCAGTACCTGATGCTGACCTCGGCCGCCTGCCTGCTGGCCAACACCGCCATGGCCGCGGACGGCACCATCAAATTCACCGGTGAAATTACCGCCGCCTCCTGCGTAGCCTCCGCCGGCGCAGGTTCCTCGGTCGGCGGCAGCCAGGGCCAGCAGATCGTCGACGTCAACCTGGGCAAGGTCAGCGTGGACGCCTTGGGCGGCTCGGCCGAGGGCGGGCTGGCCGCCGGTACCTCGATCAACCTGAACCTGGACTGCGGCAACACCGCCACCAACCTGACCACCGTCAAGTTCGGCTTCGACCCGATGTCCGGCTCGGGGGTAGACCCGCGCAACAACAACCTGCTGAAGACCACCGGCAGCGCCAAAGGCGTGGGCATCGGCATGTACGACCAGAACAGCAAGCTGATCAACCTCTCGGCCAACGAAGCCTACAGTGCACCGCTGACCGTTTCCGGCGAAGGCGCCGAGGCCAAGTACTCCGCCGCCCTGAACATGCGCGCCTCGTACGTGGCAAACGGTGAAGAGATCGTCCCGGGTACCGCCGAAGGCACCCTGCCGTTCACCCTGACCTACGAGTAA
- a CDS encoding GNAT family N-acetyltransferase, with the protein MSHTAFRQPVIQDAERCYEIEIGAYEGDEAATLEKIRTRISQYPQGFLLLEDQAGIVGFINSGCAHEVVMSDEAFKELVGHDPAAPNVVIMSVVVDPAQQGKGHARRLMDEFIARMQARGKRTIHLMCKEQHVELYRKMGYQYVRPSPSEHGGMAWHEMVMAL; encoded by the coding sequence ATGAGCCACACCGCCTTCCGGCAACCTGTCATCCAGGACGCCGAGCGCTGCTACGAAATCGAGATCGGTGCCTATGAAGGCGACGAGGCCGCCACGCTTGAAAAGATCCGCACCCGTATCAGCCAGTACCCGCAGGGTTTCTTGCTGCTGGAAGACCAGGCTGGCATCGTCGGGTTCATCAACAGTGGCTGCGCCCATGAGGTGGTGATGTCCGACGAGGCGTTCAAGGAGCTGGTCGGCCATGACCCGGCAGCCCCCAACGTGGTGATCATGTCGGTGGTGGTGGACCCGGCGCAGCAGGGCAAGGGCCACGCCCGGCGGCTGATGGACGAGTTCATCGCGCGCATGCAGGCCCGGGGCAAGCGCACCATCCACCTGATGTGCAAGGAGCAGCATGTGGAGCTGTACCGCAAGATGGGCTACCAGTACGTGCGGCCATCGCCCTCGGAGCACGGCGGCATGGCCTGGCATGAGATGGTCATGGCGCTTTGA
- a CDS encoding LysR family transcriptional regulator, whose amino-acid sequence MPNQRLIDMHAVQVFIAVAEEGSMSGAANRMGISQSGVSQLVRQLEDELGVVLVDRTTRPLTLTPFGLALRNRGALLSEELFNLKAQVLDAGRGVKPDLRLGLVDSFAATCGSALTRQLLGQVAQLSVRTGLSPQQGESLLRRDLDLIVTSDPLVDANDMIRYRLFTERYFVITPKALGKTLASLDDIRALANVLPVVRFNRTSQVGLQIERHLRGLNVRVPNRLELDNADALTAMVAEGIGWAVTSPMCFLQALPWVDNVTAHLAPELSLERSLYLVARRNEYSAFFADACESARAVILDSFLPRLKALGKGVEALVNFDEGNTREYF is encoded by the coding sequence ATGCCCAACCAGCGACTGATCGACATGCACGCGGTACAGGTGTTCATCGCCGTGGCCGAGGAGGGCAGCATGTCGGGTGCGGCCAACCGCATGGGCATCTCGCAGTCCGGGGTGTCGCAGCTGGTGCGCCAGCTGGAGGACGAACTGGGGGTGGTGCTGGTGGACCGCACCACCCGGCCGCTGACCCTGACCCCGTTCGGCCTGGCCCTGCGCAACCGTGGCGCGCTGCTCAGCGAGGAGTTGTTCAACCTCAAGGCCCAGGTGCTGGACGCCGGGCGCGGGGTCAAGCCCGACCTGCGCCTGGGCCTGGTGGACTCGTTCGCCGCCACCTGTGGTTCGGCGCTGACCCGGCAGTTGCTGGGGCAGGTGGCGCAGCTGTCGGTGCGCACCGGCCTGAGCCCGCAGCAGGGCGAGTCGCTGCTGCGCCGCGACCTGGACCTGATCGTCACCAGCGACCCGCTGGTGGATGCCAACGACATGATCCGCTACCGGCTGTTCACCGAGCGTTATTTCGTGATCACCCCCAAGGCCCTGGGCAAGACCTTGGCCAGCCTCGACGACATTCGCGCCCTGGCCAACGTGCTGCCGGTGGTGCGCTTCAACCGTACCTCGCAGGTGGGCCTGCAGATCGAGCGCCATTTGCGTGGCCTCAACGTGCGGGTGCCCAACCGCCTGGAACTGGACAACGCCGACGCCCTGACCGCGATGGTCGCCGAGGGCATCGGCTGGGCGGTGACCAGCCCGATGTGTTTTCTCCAGGCCTTGCCCTGGGTCGACAACGTCACCGCCCACCTGGCCCCTGAGCTGAGCCTGGAACGCTCGCTGTACCTGGTGGCCCGGCGCAACGAATACAGCGCCTTCTTTGCAGATGCCTGCGAGTCGGCGCGTGCCGTCATCCTCGATTCCTTCCTGCCGCGCCTGAAGGCGCTGGGCAAGGGGGTCGAGGCTCTAGTGAATTTCGATGAGGGA
- a CDS encoding SDR family oxidoreductase yields the protein MTTTHKPLVVITGASSGIGLATAKLLSGQGHALLLLARRLEPMLQLALPHTLALSVDVTDRAAVLAAVAQAEERFGPVDAIINNAGVMLLGSIATQDPAEWDCMLDINVRGLLNGIHAVAAGMVERQHGTIINVSSVAGRKTFPNHVAYVGTKFAVSGLSENLREELSPSNVRVITIEPGAVDTELLSHTTDQGIKDGYDEWKQQMGGVLSSQTIAEAIAYAYGQPQSVCVREIVICATRQQP from the coding sequence ATGACCACTACCCACAAACCCCTGGTCGTGATTACCGGTGCCAGCTCGGGCATTGGCCTGGCCACCGCCAAGTTGCTGTCCGGCCAAGGCCACGCCTTGCTGCTGCTGGCCCGCCGGCTGGAGCCCATGTTGCAACTGGCGCTGCCGCACACCCTGGCCCTGTCGGTGGATGTCACCGACCGCGCAGCAGTGCTGGCCGCCGTGGCCCAGGCTGAAGAGCGCTTTGGCCCGGTGGATGCGATCATCAACAACGCAGGCGTGATGCTGCTGGGCAGCATCGCCACCCAGGACCCGGCGGAGTGGGACTGCATGCTCGACATCAACGTGCGCGGGCTGCTCAACGGCATCCATGCCGTGGCCGCCGGCATGGTCGAACGCCAGCACGGCACCATCATCAACGTCAGCTCCGTGGCCGGGCGCAAGACCTTCCCCAACCATGTCGCTTATGTTGGCACCAAGTTCGCCGTCAGCGGCCTGTCGGAGAACCTGCGCGAAGAGCTCTCGCCGAGCAATGTGCGGGTAATCACCATCGAGCCGGGTGCGGTGGACACCGAACTGCTCAGCCATACCACCGACCAGGGCATCAAGGACGGCTATGACGAGTGGAAGCAGCAGATGGGCGGGGTGCTGAGCTCGCAGACCATCGCCGAGGCCATTGCTTACGCTTATGGCCAGCCGCAGTCGGTGTGTGTGCGGGAGATCGTGATCTGTGCCACCCGCCAGCAGCCCTGA